The Pedobacter roseus genome contains a region encoding:
- a CDS encoding efflux RND transporter periplasmic adaptor subunit encodes MLTISLLSIVLVSCKSSPDQSAAAPPPPVLPVSAINSSTETTYIEYPASIQGAVDIDVRPQVSGYLQSVLVNEGAYVTAGQTLFKINENPFREALNNAKASLHAAEAAILNAQLEVDKLTPLVQNKVVSDIQLKTAKTAYKIAQANAEQAKASVASAQINLGYTNVKATVSGYIGRIPKKQGSLVSPTDQIALTQLSDIHEVHVYFALAENDFNNFNVNYPGKSPADRIKHLPAVELLLSDNTVYPIKGKIDMIDGQFDKNTGAITLRASFPNASGVLRSGNTGKIRLGLQHDDAILVPQSATVEMQDKVFVFTVGDSSKVKKQAITIVGKAGENYLVNAGVKAGDQIVLSGIDKLQEGMVIQPQKAADKVAVAKSKK; translated from the coding sequence ATGTTAACAATTTCTCTTCTATCCATAGTTTTAGTAAGCTGTAAGTCGTCTCCTGATCAATCAGCAGCGGCGCCGCCACCACCAGTATTGCCTGTAAGCGCAATTAACTCAAGCACAGAAACTACCTATATCGAATATCCGGCCTCTATTCAGGGCGCTGTTGATATCGATGTCCGTCCGCAGGTGAGCGGTTATTTACAAAGTGTGCTGGTTAACGAAGGCGCTTATGTAACAGCTGGCCAAACCTTATTCAAAATTAATGAAAACCCTTTCCGTGAGGCATTAAACAACGCTAAAGCGAGTTTACATGCTGCAGAAGCTGCTATCTTAAATGCGCAGTTAGAAGTGGATAAGTTAACACCACTTGTACAGAATAAGGTAGTTTCAGATATCCAGTTAAAAACGGCCAAAACAGCTTATAAAATAGCACAGGCAAATGCCGAGCAGGCTAAAGCAAGTGTGGCTTCGGCACAGATCAACTTAGGTTATACCAATGTTAAGGCTACGGTAAGCGGTTATATTGGTCGTATCCCTAAGAAACAGGGAAGTTTGGTTTCGCCAACTGATCAAATTGCATTAACGCAGTTATCTGATATCCATGAAGTACACGTTTACTTCGCACTTGCGGAAAACGACTTCAACAATTTTAATGTAAACTATCCGGGTAAAAGTCCTGCCGACAGGATTAAACATTTACCTGCAGTAGAACTTTTATTGTCTGACAACACTGTTTACCCAATTAAAGGTAAAATCGACATGATTGATGGCCAGTTTGATAAAAACACGGGTGCCATCACCTTAAGAGCAAGTTTTCCTAATGCGAGTGGTGTATTGCGCTCGGGTAATACCGGAAAAATCCGCCTGGGCCTGCAACATGATGATGCCATCCTGGTACCTCAATCGGCAACGGTAGAAATGCAGGATAAAGTATTTGTATTTACCGTAGGCGACAGCAGCAAGGTTAAAAAACAAGCCATTACCATTGTGGGTAAAGCGGGCGAAAATTACCTGGTTAATGCCGGGGTAAAAGCTGGCGACCAGATTGTGTTAAGCGGCATTGATAAATTACAGGAGGGCATGGTAATCCAGCCTCAAAAAGCAGCAGATAAAGTAGCTGTTGCAAAATCAAAAAAATAA
- a CDS encoding type I restriction endonuclease subunit R, protein MINELNQNPEQQARDKIDAMLRLAGWHVQSKNDIDFSVGLGVAVREYQTSVGPADYVLFVNQKPLGLIEAKKENEGHRLTVVEEQSKEYASAALKFFKNTEGLKYIYESTGVVTRFTDYTDPKPRGRNVFSFHKPETLLEWFKREKSLRGRFADYPVLDETNLRPAQIIAINNLEKSFKGNRPKALIQMATGAGKTFTAATFIYRLLKFAKAKRILFLVDTKNLGEQAEQEFRAYQPQDDNRKFTELYNVQRLTSSYIADESQVCISTIQRMYSILQGEEMDEDADVVNPNENSGWIEKQLAKKEAIPVAYNPKVSIEQFDFIIIDECHRSIYNLWKQVLDYYDAFLVGLTATPDKRTFGFFNQNVVSEYTYEASVIDGVNVPYDVYLIETDISTKGALIEKGWFVDRRDKLSRAKRWQQEDEDTAYLRNDLDKKVVNISQIRTIITAYKEALRKEIFPNRFDENGEYEVPKTLVFAKTDSHADDIINIIREVFDEGNDFCKKVTYKIEEDPKSVLNRFRNDYYPRIAVTVDMIATGTDVKPLEVLLFMRDVRSINYFEQMKGRGTRTISADKLKLVTKTADAKTHFVIVDAVGATKSKKTDSRPLERQPTIPLKDLLQAVTMGVQEEDVYLSLANRLIRLEKQLTDAEKEKIQELAKGKSLKQMTRELIEAFDADVIADKAIAIIAQIPIDERTPAKEEQARAEAQEALLKTASLTFNGKLNDYIDNVRKQHDQIIDHINLDEVTKAEWDTESVDKAKALINDFGEYLKANKDEIQALSIFYDQPYNRRNITFKMIKEVMDKLKLEKPLLAPAHVWSAYAGIEEVKSDCPKDELTALVSLIRKVCGIDEELKPFDKTIDENFKRWIFAQNAGQHNRFSTEQMEWLRMIKDHIVSSYHIELDDLDYNPFDSKGGRGKMYQLFGNEMDSIINELNEALAA, encoded by the coding sequence ATGATTAACGAACTCAATCAAAACCCTGAACAACAAGCTCGTGATAAAATCGATGCTATGCTCCGGTTAGCAGGTTGGCATGTGCAATCTAAAAATGATATCGATTTTAGTGTTGGATTGGGGGTAGCTGTTCGAGAATACCAAACAAGCGTTGGTCCGGCCGATTATGTACTTTTTGTCAATCAAAAGCCTTTGGGATTAATAGAGGCAAAAAAAGAAAATGAAGGTCATCGGCTCACTGTAGTTGAAGAACAATCAAAAGAATATGCAAGTGCTGCACTTAAGTTTTTTAAAAACACAGAAGGATTAAAATACATTTACGAAAGCACGGGTGTTGTTACCCGATTTACAGATTACACCGACCCCAAACCAAGAGGAAGAAACGTTTTTAGTTTTCATAAACCGGAGACTTTATTGGAATGGTTTAAGCGGGAAAAAAGTTTAAGAGGAAGATTTGCAGATTATCCAGTATTGGATGAAACGAATTTACGTCCGGCGCAGATTATTGCCATTAATAATTTGGAAAAATCTTTTAAAGGTAACCGGCCAAAAGCGCTGATTCAAATGGCGACGGGTGCGGGTAAAACTTTTACTGCAGCTACTTTTATTTACCGTTTGCTGAAATTTGCAAAAGCTAAACGCATTTTGTTTTTAGTCGATACCAAAAACTTAGGTGAACAGGCTGAGCAGGAGTTCCGAGCCTATCAACCGCAGGATGATAACCGCAAGTTTACAGAGCTGTACAATGTGCAACGATTAACTTCCAGTTATATCGCCGATGAAAGTCAGGTGTGTATTTCTACCATTCAGCGGATGTATTCTATTTTGCAGGGTGAAGAAATGGACGAAGATGCAGATGTAGTTAACCCTAATGAGAATTCAGGCTGGATAGAAAAACAATTGGCAAAAAAAGAAGCTATACCTGTAGCTTATAACCCAAAAGTTTCCATAGAGCAATTTGATTTTATCATTATTGATGAATGCCATCGCTCCATTTACAATCTTTGGAAACAGGTTTTAGATTATTACGATGCTTTTCTGGTGGGTTTAACGGCTACGCCTGACAAAAGAACTTTTGGTTTCTTTAATCAAAACGTGGTAAGTGAATATACTTATGAAGCATCAGTTATTGATGGGGTGAATGTTCCTTATGATGTTTACTTAATTGAAACTGATATTTCCACAAAAGGTGCGTTGATAGAAAAAGGTTGGTTTGTAGATAGACGAGATAAACTTTCGAGAGCCAAACGCTGGCAACAGGAAGATGAAGATACCGCTTATCTTCGCAATGACCTAGATAAAAAAGTGGTTAACATCAGCCAGATCAGAACGATTATTACCGCTTATAAAGAAGCGTTAAGAAAAGAGATTTTCCCCAATCGTTTTGATGAAAATGGTGAATATGAAGTGCCTAAAACTTTGGTCTTTGCCAAAACCGACAGCCATGCCGATGACATCATCAACATCATCAGGGAAGTTTTTGATGAAGGAAATGACTTCTGTAAAAAGGTAACGTATAAAATAGAAGAAGACCCAAAATCGGTGCTGAACCGTTTTAGAAACGACTACTATCCGCGTATTGCCGTAACGGTAGATATGATTGCCACCGGAACCGATGTAAAACCTTTGGAGGTATTATTGTTTATGCGTGATGTGAGAAGCATCAATTATTTTGAACAAATGAAAGGACGTGGTACCCGTACCATTTCTGCCGATAAATTAAAATTAGTCACTAAGACTGCCGATGCGAAAACACACTTCGTGATTGTAGATGCGGTGGGTGCCACCAAATCTAAAAAGACCGATAGCCGACCGCTGGAACGACAGCCAACCATTCCGTTGAAAGATTTGTTGCAGGCCGTAACCATGGGGGTGCAGGAAGAAGATGTGTATCTTTCTTTGGCTAACCGACTCATCCGTCTGGAAAAACAATTAACCGATGCGGAAAAAGAGAAAATACAGGAACTGGCAAAAGGCAAAAGCTTAAAGCAGATGACCCGTGAATTGATTGAGGCTTTTGATGCCGATGTGATTGCGGATAAAGCAATAGCCATCATTGCACAAATCCCGATTGATGAACGTACGCCTGCAAAAGAAGAACAAGCGAGAGCCGAAGCGCAGGAAGCTTTACTGAAAACAGCATCATTAACTTTTAATGGAAAACTGAACGACTATATCGATAATGTGCGCAAACAGCACGACCAGATTATTGACCATATTAATCTGGATGAAGTCACGAAAGCAGAATGGGACACGGAATCTGTAGATAAAGCCAAAGCCTTAATTAACGATTTTGGCGAGTACCTGAAAGCCAATAAAGACGAGATACAAGCGCTGAGTATTTTCTACGACCAGCCATATAATCGCCGCAACATTACTTTTAAAATGATAAAAGAAGTAATGGATAAACTGAAACTGGAAAAACCACTTTTGGCTCCGGCTCACGTTTGGAGTGCTTATGCAGGTATAGAAGAAGTGAAAAGCGATTGCCCGAAAGATGAACTGACGGCATTGGTTTCTTTGATTAGAAAAGTGTGTGGTATAGATGAAGAATTGAAACCTTTTGATAAAACCATTGACGAGAATTTTAAGCGTTGGATTTTTGCACAAAATGCAGGACAGCACAACCGCTTTAGCACCGAGCAAATGGAATGGCTGCGAATGATTAAAGACCATATTGTAAGTTCGTACCATATTGAACTGGACGATTTAGATTATAACCCGTTTGACAGCAAAGGCGGAAGAGGAAAGATGTACCAATTATTTGGTAACGAAATGGATAGTATTATTAACGAATTAAATGAAGCATTAGCTGCATAA
- a CDS encoding TolC family protein, which yields MKRFNIVTILLLALVWSGCSVSKDTALPNVVPGLFRNTTPRDSSSIGTMPLKSFINDLTVQNLIDTALVKNYDMQIALKNIDAAEVLFKQSKLGYLPELKLQVAASTSRPSDNSLNGLSLNQFTGSTHIEDYSANLGVFWEADIWGKIRNQKAGALASFLQTEEARKAVQTRLVANVAQGYYNLLMLDAQLEIAKKNLKLNDSTLRIINLQFDAGQVTSLAIQQAQAQQLNAAQLIPRLEQNVTLQENALSVLIGTLPKSINRESRLDKMVIPQDLNAGFPSAMLSRRPDIKSAELALTVANAKVGVAKASLYPSLVITASGGVNSFKASNWFNVPASLFGLVSGGITQPIFQRGQLKSNLELAKIDREKTVIQFRQSVLNAVGEVSDELTKVEKLKAQYSIAEQRTQTLQLASKNASLLFKSGMANYLEVITAQGNLLQSELELASIKTEQLNAVVGLYRSLGGGWN from the coding sequence ATGAAACGGTTTAATATAGTTACCATCCTGCTCCTTGCTTTGGTTTGGAGCGGATGTTCGGTTTCGAAAGATACAGCCTTGCCTAATGTTGTGCCAGGTTTATTCAGAAACACCACACCACGCGATTCTTCGAGTATTGGCACCATGCCACTGAAGAGTTTTATTAACGACCTTACTGTTCAGAATTTAATTGATACGGCACTGGTTAAAAATTACGATATGCAAATTGCATTGAAAAATATCGATGCAGCGGAAGTATTGTTCAAACAATCAAAACTGGGTTATTTACCTGAATTGAAATTGCAGGTAGCGGCAAGTACCAGCCGTCCAAGTGATAACAGTTTAAATGGTTTAAGCCTGAACCAGTTTACCGGTTCAACACACATCGAAGATTACAGTGCTAACCTGGGTGTGTTTTGGGAAGCCGATATCTGGGGCAAAATCCGTAATCAAAAAGCTGGCGCTTTAGCCAGTTTTTTGCAGACTGAGGAGGCACGTAAAGCCGTTCAAACGCGTTTGGTTGCCAATGTTGCACAAGGTTATTACAACCTGCTGATGCTTGATGCGCAACTAGAAATTGCCAAAAAGAACTTAAAGCTAAACGATAGTACGTTAAGGATTATCAATTTACAGTTTGATGCAGGTCAGGTAACTTCGTTAGCCATTCAGCAGGCACAGGCACAGCAGTTAAATGCGGCACAGCTGATCCCACGTTTGGAACAAAATGTAACGTTACAGGAAAATGCTTTAAGTGTATTGATCGGCACTTTGCCAAAATCAATCAACCGGGAGAGCCGTTTGGATAAAATGGTGATTCCGCAGGATTTAAACGCAGGTTTTCCTTCGGCAATGTTAAGCCGCAGACCGGATATTAAAAGTGCAGAACTGGCTTTAACGGTAGCGAATGCAAAGGTTGGCGTAGCGAAAGCGAGTTTATATCCTTCGTTAGTGATTACCGCTAGCGGTGGCGTGAACTCTTTTAAAGCAAGCAACTGGTTTAATGTACCGGCATCTTTATTCGGCCTGGTTTCGGGTGGGATTACACAACCTATTTTTCAACGTGGACAGTTAAAGAGCAATTTAGAACTGGCTAAGATTGATCGCGAAAAAACAGTAATTCAGTTCCGTCAGTCGGTATTGAACGCGGTTGGCGAAGTTTCTGATGAGTTAACGAAGGTAGAGAAGTTAAAAGCACAATATAGCATTGCTGAACAAAGAACACAGACTTTACAGCTGGCTTCGAAAAATGCAAGTTTGTTGTTTAAAAGTGGGATGGCGAACTACCTGGAGGTAATTACGGCTCAAGGCAATTTATTGCAAAGTGAACTGGAATTAGCTTCGATTAAAACAGAGCAGTTAAATGCTGTGGTAGGCTTGTACCGCTCGTTAGGCGGCGGCTGGAATTAA
- a CDS encoding restriction endonuclease subunit S produces the protein MREDWIECKLGEILTVSSGKGLSASKMEAGKFPVYGGNGISGYHSHFLFEDIKLIIGRVGAKCGVVHITQTNSWVTDNALVVNFKFKIPNLKFFKLLLEIENLNKLSNSTAQPVISGAKIYEYDILLPSLPEQRAIVKKLESLFSSLDAGVADLKKAQQQLKIYRQAVLKKAFEGELTNLKIENLVPIGQRVIVNPRPPKEGFDDDIECQFVPMKLVEALINKIHLEETAVFSTLKGKSYTYFETGDVIFAKVTPCMENGKIAVAKDLKNGVALGSSEFHVFRCNEELLNEYLFYFIIQDKFRSEAERAMTGAVGLRRVPKKFIEDYLIPLPAIKEQKEIVKQIESRLSVCDFIQQNIKEGLKKAEALRQSILKKAFEGNLLTAQELAACKQAADYEPAGVLLERIKAQQNKATAKPSKKKVAQPSVVAKTETPVAKISADIHAGLIVKVIKIHEENPTSIDNLSHIKCEKIAHLVEYHLQIPLGRQPVKDAAGPDDYPHLKKIEHRAKMANYFAVQKKDIGYSYSSAKNSDKAIEKIQSSISFKKNKQLDDLIALFLNFDLEVSEIIATTYAGWNNLILTGNANPSDEEIVYESRENWSERKLKIARERFFKAIEWLRKNEIVPTGYGDVVPFPKKKKS, from the coding sequence ATGAGAGAAGATTGGATAGAATGTAAATTGGGAGAAATTCTTACAGTAAGCAGTGGAAAAGGATTGTCAGCAAGCAAAATGGAAGCTGGCAAATTTCCGGTTTATGGAGGTAATGGAATTAGTGGTTATCATTCTCATTTTTTATTTGAAGATATAAAATTAATAATTGGTAGAGTTGGTGCAAAGTGTGGTGTTGTGCACATAACGCAAACAAATTCGTGGGTTACTGATAATGCTTTGGTAGTAAATTTTAAATTTAAAATCCCTAATTTAAAATTTTTCAAATTACTTCTTGAAATTGAAAATCTTAATAAGCTATCCAATTCAACAGCACAACCCGTTATTTCAGGAGCAAAAATTTATGAATATGATATTCTGCTTCCATCCCTGCCCGAACAACGAGCCATTGTTAAAAAATTAGAAAGTTTATTTAGCAGTTTAGATGCCGGTGTTGCCGATTTAAAAAAAGCACAACAGCAATTAAAAATTTACAGGCAAGCGGTTTTGAAAAAGGCTTTTGAAGGGGAGTTAACAAACCTTAAGATTGAAAATTTAGTACCAATAGGACAGAGAGTAATTGTCAATCCAAGACCACCAAAAGAAGGTTTTGACGATGATATTGAATGTCAGTTCGTTCCAATGAAGCTTGTTGAAGCACTCATTAACAAAATACATCTTGAAGAAACAGCAGTGTTTAGTACACTTAAAGGGAAAAGTTATACTTATTTTGAAACAGGCGATGTAATTTTTGCAAAAGTTACACCTTGTATGGAAAATGGTAAAATTGCAGTTGCAAAAGATTTAAAAAACGGGGTTGCATTAGGTTCATCAGAATTTCACGTATTTCGCTGTAATGAAGAGTTGCTTAATGAATACTTATTTTATTTCATAATACAAGATAAATTTAGGTCTGAGGCCGAAAGAGCAATGACAGGCGCTGTAGGTTTACGACGAGTACCCAAGAAATTTATTGAAGATTATTTGATTCCATTGCCAGCAATTAAAGAACAAAAAGAAATTGTCAAACAAATCGAATCCCGCTTATCCGTTTGTGATTTTATTCAACAAAACATAAAAGAAGGTTTAAAAAAAGCAGAAGCTTTGCGTCAAAGCATTCTTAAAAAAGCATTTGAAGGTAATTTGTTAACCGCACAAGAATTGGCAGCATGCAAACAAGCTGCAGATTATGAGCCTGCAGGTGTATTACTGGAGCGGATAAAAGCGCAACAGAACAAAGCAACAGCTAAACCAAGCAAAAAGAAAGTGGCTCAACCTTCAGTTGTGGCTAAAACAGAAACTCCGGTTGCAAAAATATCAGCAGACATTCACGCTGGCTTAATTGTCAAAGTGATTAAAATTCACGAAGAAAATCCTACATCAATAGACAACTTAAGTCACATTAAATGCGAGAAGATTGCCCATTTGGTTGAATACCATTTGCAAATTCCATTGGGAAGACAACCTGTAAAAGATGCTGCGGGTCCAGATGACTATCCACATTTGAAGAAAATAGAACATCGGGCAAAAATGGCTAATTATTTTGCTGTCCAAAAGAAAGATATTGGCTATTCTTATTCATCAGCAAAAAACTCAGATAAAGCAATTGAGAAAATCCAGTCCTCAATTTCATTTAAAAAGAATAAACAGTTGGATGATTTAATTGCTTTATTCCTAAACTTTGATTTAGAAGTCTCAGAAATTATTGCCACCACTTACGCAGGATGGAATAATTTGATTCTTACTGGAAATGCAAATCCATCAGATGAGGAAATCGTTTATGAATCAAGAGAGAACTGGTCTGAACGAAAGTTGAAGATTGCAAGGGAACGTTTTTTCAAGGCGATTGAATGGCTGCGTAAAAATGAAATAGTACCAACAGGTTATGGAGATGTAGTTCCTTTTCCGAAAAAGAAGAAGTCTTAA
- a CDS encoding efflux RND transporter permease subunit → MFQKFIDRPVLSTVISILLVIVGILGLTKLPLERFPNIAPPSVLVTAVYPGANAETILRSVTPSLEEAINGVENMTYMTSSASNDGTLAITVYFQQGTNPDQAAVNVQNRVSQATSQLPAEVVQYGITTTKQQNSFIGAIGVYSEDPKKYDAVFVNNYAQINIIPELKRIPGVGSASVFGGIKDYSMRIWLNPSQLATYKITPNEVITAIQDKNLEAAPGRVGERSNEAFEYIIKYKGKLTKPEEYQNIAIRSNSDGSILRLKDVARVELGAYSYGSVNRLNGHDGITIGVIQLSGSNANEIQIAIDKLLAKLSKDFPAGIKYNQFYRTKTDLDESINQVEHTLIEAFLLVFIVVFIFLQDFRSTLIPAIAVPVAIIGTFFFMQLFGFSVNLLTLFALVLAIGIVVDDAIVVVEAVHAKMEENPSLSPKAATTQAMSEITGAIISITLVMAAVFLPVGFMTGSTGIFYKQFALTMAIAIIISAVNALTLSPALAALFLKNKHAEGAHGHKAPKKGFVDKFYAGFNGGFNYMTNRYIGGLKVLIRNKWISMAGLALVVAVTILLVSRTKTGFIPTEDQGFVAIAVASPSGTSLANTNKMLEQAEKELRAMPSARFVMSLAGYNFLTASNSPSAGQIFLLLKPNDERGAVKNIDEIQNIVRAKMAAISAGTFFVFSFPTVPGFSNVEAMNVMLQDKTNGRLDKFSGVANNFIGKLMAKPAIAYAFTSYKADYPQLQLDVNDEKADQLGVSKKDILQTMQTYFGTAQASDFNRFGKYYRVVVQADVADRTDPASIDRVFVKNKAGESVPISTLVKLTRVYGSETASRYNLFNSIEVNAIPKPGFSSGDAIKAIEETAKEQLPTGYAYEFSGQTREEISSGGQSTVIFLLCLVFVYFLLSAQYESYILPLAVILSIPTGIFGVFVVLGLTGIENNIYVQVALIMLIGLLAKNAILIVEFAVQRRKAGLSLVDSAIEAARLRIRPIIMTSLAFVFGLFPMSIATGPSAQGNHSISIGAAGGMVSGVVLGLFIIPVLFVIFQALQEKISKKSSNEVVQHHEEPVNNHVVYETV, encoded by the coding sequence ATGTTTCAGAAATTTATAGACAGGCCTGTACTTTCGACTGTTATTTCCATCTTATTGGTAATAGTTGGTATACTGGGCTTAACAAAGTTGCCCTTAGAGCGCTTTCCAAATATCGCCCCTCCGTCGGTATTGGTAACTGCTGTATACCCAGGGGCCAATGCCGAAACGATTTTACGTTCGGTAACCCCTTCATTGGAGGAAGCCATTAATGGTGTGGAGAACATGACTTACATGACCTCCAGCGCCAGTAACGATGGTACCTTAGCCATTACGGTTTATTTTCAACAAGGTACCAACCCCGATCAGGCAGCTGTTAACGTGCAAAACCGTGTTTCGCAGGCCACCAGTCAATTGCCTGCAGAGGTTGTACAATATGGTATCACCACCACTAAACAGCAAAACAGTTTTATTGGTGCTATTGGTGTTTACTCTGAAGATCCTAAAAAATACGATGCTGTTTTTGTAAACAACTACGCACAAATCAATATTATTCCCGAACTTAAACGTATCCCGGGTGTAGGTTCTGCCAGTGTATTTGGTGGTATTAAAGATTATTCGATGCGTATCTGGTTAAATCCAAGTCAGTTGGCCACTTACAAAATTACCCCTAATGAAGTGATCACTGCCATTCAGGATAAGAACCTGGAAGCAGCACCGGGTAGGGTTGGAGAACGTAGTAATGAGGCTTTTGAATACATTATTAAATATAAAGGTAAACTTACCAAACCAGAAGAATATCAAAATATTGCGATCCGTTCTAATTCAGATGGTTCTATCTTACGTTTAAAAGATGTGGCCCGTGTAGAATTGGGTGCTTATAGCTATGGTAGTGTTAACCGTTTAAACGGACATGATGGTATTACCATTGGAGTGATCCAGTTATCAGGCTCAAATGCCAACGAAATCCAGATTGCCATTGATAAACTATTGGCGAAACTATCAAAAGATTTCCCTGCAGGTATCAAGTACAATCAGTTTTACCGTACCAAAACCGATCTTGATGAATCCATCAATCAGGTGGAGCACACTTTAATCGAGGCGTTCTTACTGGTATTTATCGTAGTATTTATCTTCCTTCAGGATTTCAGGTCTACTTTAATCCCGGCTATTGCGGTTCCGGTGGCAATTATCGGTACCTTCTTTTTCATGCAGTTGTTCGGTTTCTCTGTTAACCTTTTAACCCTGTTCGCGCTTGTACTGGCCATTGGTATTGTGGTGGATGATGCGATTGTGGTGGTGGAAGCGGTGCATGCCAAAATGGAGGAAAATCCTTCACTTAGTCCGAAAGCAGCAACTACCCAGGCGATGAGCGAAATTACCGGGGCCATTATATCCATTACACTGGTGATGGCGGCGGTATTTTTACCGGTTGGTTTTATGACCGGCTCAACAGGTATATTTTACAAACAGTTCGCTTTAACCATGGCTATTGCCATCATTATTTCAGCTGTTAATGCCTTAACTTTAAGTCCGGCATTGGCGGCCTTATTCTTAAAGAATAAACATGCTGAGGGTGCGCACGGACACAAGGCCCCTAAAAAAGGATTTGTAGATAAGTTTTATGCGGGCTTTAACGGTGGTTTCAATTACATGACCAACCGTTATATCGGTGGCTTAAAAGTGCTTATCCGTAATAAATGGATCAGCATGGCAGGACTGGCATTAGTTGTTGCGGTTACCATTCTTCTGGTAAGCCGGACAAAAACTGGCTTTATTCCAACAGAGGATCAGGGTTTTGTGGCCATTGCGGTTGCGAGTCCATCGGGAACCTCATTGGCCAATACCAATAAAATGTTGGAACAGGCAGAAAAAGAGTTGAGGGCGATGCCATCAGCAAGATTTGTGATGTCGCTGGCAGGCTATAACTTCTTAACGGCTTCTAACAGTCCATCAGCAGGACAGATTTTCTTATTGTTAAAACCAAACGACGAAAGGGGAGCGGTTAAAAATATCGATGAAATCCAGAATATCGTAAGGGCTAAAATGGCAGCCATATCTGCCGGTACCTTCTTTGTATTCAGTTTTCCAACCGTTCCGGGTTTCAGTAATGTGGAAGCGATGAACGTGATGTTACAGGATAAAACCAACGGCAGACTGGATAAATTTAGTGGTGTAGCGAATAACTTCATCGGTAAGTTAATGGCGAAACCAGCTATTGCCTATGCTTTTACTTCTTATAAAGCAGATTATCCGCAGTTACAATTAGATGTTAACGACGAAAAGGCTGATCAGTTAGGCGTAAGCAAAAAAGATATCTTACAAACCATGCAGACTTATTTTGGTACGGCACAGGCCTCAGATTTTAACCGCTTTGGTAAATACTACCGTGTTGTGGTTCAGGCTGATGTTGCCGACAGAACCGACCCTGCCAGTATCGACCGTGTGTTTGTGAAAAACAAAGCAGGCGAAAGTGTGCCTATCAGTACCCTGGTTAAATTAACCCGTGTGTATGGTTCGGAAACGGCTTCGCGTTATAACCTGTTTAACTCTATCGAGGTAAATGCAATCCCTAAACCAGGTTTCAGTTCTGGTGATGCGATTAAAGCCATTGAAGAAACGGCTAAAGAACAATTGCCAACGGGTTATGCATACGAATTCTCGGGACAAACACGTGAGGAGATTTCTTCAGGCGGACAATCAACGGTGATATTCCTGCTTTGTTTAGTGTTTGTGTACTTCTTGTTATCGGCACAGTATGAAAGTTATATCCTGCCATTGGCGGTAATCCTTTCCATCCCTACAGGTATATTCGGTGTGTTTGTGGTATTGGGTTTAACCGGTATCGAAAACAACATTTATGTACAGGTAGCACTGATTATGCTAATCGGTTTGCTGGCTAAAAACGCCATCCTGATTGTAGAGTTTGCAGTGCAGCGACGAAAGGCAGGACTAAGTTTGGTTGATTCGGCTATTGAAGCCGCCAGATTAAGGATCAGACCAATCATTATGACTTCACTTGCCTTTGTATTCGGTTTATTCCCGATGAGTATTGCAACTGGTCCATCTGCACAGGGTAACCACTCCATCAGTATTGGTGCGGCAGGCGGTATGGTATCGGGTGTAGTTTTAGGTTTATTCATCATTCCGGTACTTTTTGTCATCTTCCAGGCTTTACAGGAAAAAATATCAAAAAAATCATCAAATGAGGTTGTTCAACACCATGAAGAACCTGTTAATAATCATGTAGTTTATGAAACGGTTTAA